One region of Chryseobacterium sp. SORGH_AS_0447 genomic DNA includes:
- a CDS encoding DNA-formamidopyrimidine glycosylase family protein: protein MPEGPPVVLMKEDLQKFAGEKVIEVKGSSITETSEIKGHILREVKTFGKQTFLIFDKANIRIHLLMFGSYSLTENKTLPHTLKLGLEFKSGGMYFYTCNVKPVDPEFIAGLDWEADVMSDAWDPEKAKKKLKDRPKMMVCDALMDQDIFAGVGNIIKNEALFRVGIHPETLIGHLPPSKLKDMIDEARTYSFDFKKWKKANVLKKNFQVYHEKNCPKCGEEIIKKETGNTKRTSFFCKNDQKLY, encoded by the coding sequence ATGCCCGAAGGTCCTCCGGTTGTTCTGATGAAAGAAGATCTGCAAAAGTTTGCAGGTGAAAAAGTAATTGAGGTAAAAGGAAGTTCCATAACAGAAACCTCGGAGATCAAAGGCCACATTTTACGGGAAGTAAAAACCTTCGGCAAACAGACTTTCCTTATTTTCGACAAAGCCAATATCCGCATCCACCTGCTGATGTTCGGTTCCTACAGCCTGACGGAGAATAAAACCCTGCCCCATACCCTAAAGCTCGGACTGGAATTTAAAAGCGGCGGGATGTATTTTTACACCTGCAACGTAAAGCCAGTAGACCCTGAATTTATAGCAGGCCTCGACTGGGAAGCCGATGTAATGAGCGATGCATGGGATCCTGAAAAAGCGAAAAAGAAACTGAAAGACCGCCCGAAAATGATGGTTTGCGATGCGCTGATGGATCAGGATATCTTTGCCGGAGTCGGCAATATCATAAAAAATGAGGCCCTGTTCAGAGTCGGCATCCATCCCGAAACGTTAATCGGTCATCTTCCTCCTTCCAAGCTGAAAGACATGATTGATGAAGCACGGACCTACAGCTTCGATTTCAAAAAATGGAAAAAAGCAAATGTGCTGAAAAAAAATTTCCAGGTCTATCACGAAAAGAACTGTCCGAAATGCGGCGAGGAAATCATTAAAAAGGAAACCGGCAATACAAAACGCACCAGTTTCTTCTGTAAAAATGACCAGAAACTTTATTGA
- a CDS encoding deoxyguanosinetriphosphate triphosphohydrolase, whose translation MNLNQIFTNQRTGNNPHTKASRTDFQRDFDRIIFSSAFRRLQNKTQVFPLPGSVFVHNRLTHSLEVSSVGRSLGSVMGEFIHDQFKNDLTEDAKSFYLHNLGNVIAAGCLCHDVGNPAFGHSGEDAIASYFERNESDLKPKFNEKEWADLVNFEGNANAIRVLAQQQQGKDAGGIQLTFSTLASIAKYPCEAIAKKKGIVHRKKFGFFQNEKDIFLEIAKETQLICESDEPYIFRRHPFVWLVEAADDICYNIIDMEDAHRLGIVSTADCKNLFFELVKSETDDVARIERKLSSISNENEQISYLRAKVINALINTSMEMYKQNFEKILNGNLDKALLDLYKDENKSLQDIESFSIEKIYNHKAVVEIENAGYNVMYELLDHFIPSILKSKEERKSYDTKALKLIPKQFIYEHATDYQKVLGVIDFVSGMTDNYATDLYRKIKGIDIGMTV comes from the coding sequence ATGAACTTAAACCAGATTTTCACGAATCAGCGTACAGGCAATAATCCGCACACCAAAGCTTCCAGAACGGATTTCCAGAGAGATTTCGACCGAATTATTTTCTCATCGGCTTTCAGAAGGCTACAAAATAAGACGCAGGTTTTTCCGCTGCCGGGAAGTGTCTTCGTACACAACCGCCTGACGCATTCGCTGGAAGTTTCATCCGTAGGAAGAAGTCTGGGAAGCGTAATGGGAGAGTTCATCCACGATCAGTTTAAAAATGATTTAACCGAAGACGCAAAAAGCTTTTACCTGCATAATTTAGGAAACGTTATTGCGGCAGGCTGTTTATGCCATGACGTGGGAAACCCGGCGTTCGGACACTCCGGAGAAGATGCGATCGCGAGCTATTTCGAACGGAATGAATCGGATCTGAAGCCGAAATTCAACGAAAAAGAATGGGCGGATCTGGTAAATTTTGAAGGAAATGCCAATGCGATCCGGGTACTGGCCCAGCAGCAGCAGGGGAAGGATGCAGGAGGAATCCAGCTTACCTTTTCGACACTGGCCAGTATTGCGAAATATCCATGTGAAGCCATTGCTAAAAAGAAAGGCATTGTGCACCGTAAGAAATTCGGTTTTTTCCAGAACGAAAAAGATATTTTCCTCGAAATAGCCAAAGAAACCCAGTTGATTTGTGAAAGCGACGAACCGTACATCTTTAGGAGACATCCTTTTGTGTGGCTGGTGGAAGCAGCAGATGACATCTGCTACAACATCATCGATATGGAAGATGCTCACCGTCTGGGAATCGTTTCTACGGCAGATTGCAAAAACCTGTTCTTTGAACTGGTAAAATCCGAAACAGATGACGTCGCGAGAATTGAAAGGAAACTAAGCTCTATTTCTAATGAAAACGAGCAGATTTCGTATTTACGGGCAAAAGTAATCAATGCCCTGATCAATACTTCCATGGAAATGTACAAGCAGAATTTCGAAAAGATTCTGAACGGAAACCTGGATAAAGCGCTGCTTGATCTGTATAAGGATGAAAACAAGTCCCTGCAGGACATCGAAAGCTTTTCTATTGAAAAAATATACAACCACAAGGCAGTTGTGGAGATCGAGAATGCCGGATACAACGTAATGTATGAATTGTTGGATCACTTTATTCCGTCCATTCTCAAATCCAAGGAAGAAAGAAAATCCTACGATACGAAAGCCCTGAAACTGATTCCGAAACAGTTTATCTATGAACATGCAACCGATTATCAGAAAGTATTGGGCGTGATCGACTTCGTTTCCGGAATGACGGATAATTATGCCACCGATCTGTACCGTAAAATCAAAGGAATCGACATCGGAATGACGGTGTAA
- a CDS encoding SPFH domain-containing protein: MAYAGILAFFGLIILFASFFTVKQESAAIVERLGKFLKVSHAGLHLKIPFLDQIAKRLNLRIQQLDVIIDTKTLDNVFIKMKVSVQYQVIRENVKDAYYRLENPENQITSYVFDVVRAEVPKTKLDDVFVRKDDIAIAVKSELQEAMQSYGYDIIKALVTDIDPDEQVKHAMNRINAAEREKTAAEYESEAQRIRIVAVAKAEAESKKLQGQGIADQRREIAKGLEESVKMLNAANINAQEASALIVVTQHYDTLSSIGGNNRSNLVLLPNSPTAASSMLNDLVVSMAATQKMDEYVPVTDPTKKKDI; the protein is encoded by the coding sequence ATGGCGTACGCAGGAATATTGGCCTTTTTCGGTCTTATTATTTTATTTGCTTCATTTTTTACCGTAAAACAGGAATCTGCTGCTATCGTAGAGCGGTTGGGGAAATTTTTAAAGGTGAGCCATGCAGGGCTGCATCTGAAAATCCCGTTTTTGGACCAGATTGCCAAACGGCTGAACCTCAGAATCCAGCAGCTGGATGTCATCATCGATACCAAAACCCTGGACAATGTGTTTATTAAAATGAAAGTTTCCGTACAGTACCAGGTAATCAGGGAAAATGTAAAGGATGCTTATTACCGGCTGGAAAATCCGGAAAACCAGATTACTTCTTATGTATTTGATGTGGTGCGTGCCGAAGTGCCAAAAACAAAGCTGGATGATGTGTTCGTTAGGAAAGACGACATTGCCATTGCCGTAAAAAGTGAGCTTCAGGAGGCCATGCAGAGTTACGGATATGATATCATTAAAGCCCTGGTGACCGATATCGATCCCGATGAGCAGGTAAAGCATGCCATGAACCGGATCAATGCCGCCGAAAGGGAAAAAACCGCCGCCGAATATGAATCGGAAGCCCAGAGAATACGGATCGTCGCCGTAGCCAAAGCGGAAGCGGAATCCAAAAAGCTGCAGGGACAGGGAATTGCAGATCAGAGAAGGGAAATTGCAAAAGGGCTGGAAGAATCGGTGAAAATGCTGAATGCCGCCAACATCAACGCTCAGGAAGCATCGGCCCTGATTGTGGTGACCCAGCATTACGATACCTTAAGTTCCATAGGAGGCAACAACAGAAGCAATCTCGTACTTCTTCCCAATTCACCCACCGCGGCCAGCTCCATGCTGAATGACCTGGTTGTTTCCATGGCCGCTACTCAGAAAATGGACGAATATGTTCCGGTAACGGACCCGACCAAGAAGAAAGATATTTAA
- a CDS encoding DUF3857 domain-containing protein, producing MDNQLEIENYRIGKSEVWAGNKDDQELLEKLRESEFAKHQIDQGKDFCYFLDKKYRTGNNENSEYVCMAYTLNEPANLERASVSDIVVEENEVYHIHRISVVRDGVLIDKIPDTKIKVLDSENQSSGGILSSNKKINITIKDLRLNDILIMEDSRVKVFSERDFLRKEFAKYVWVSPDSYWAYGSYTFTFINDREQRIACKKTFFRDEAGNVLDPEIHYLNKGEEFVFRLENYINPVDASREIFPYMDFATDNSWRELSNYISPIYDEIFSQASLQDFAPNLIEKLDAIRDPDEKLQFAIEYVQNNIYYVFNADEMNGHKPQEPAVTYENKQGDCKAKSVLLKVILDYIGVESSIVLVNFHTDFYIKYYLPSLLTFNHAIVKINHKGEEYFVDATVRDEFGLLENRGFIYFMHYLEVQPDQELKQRKPYKYPYFCIDEKVDFNVQGKTGNLVLTTTYKGNRANAMRRYFKNTNKREVIDSWNNFLFYSLNYSSDRNGTDVRSIFNDAVIDMVSDDKKLNEFKIQYKASVNNPYYTDPKGNRFLMYFDRNVVKASARDFIHKDLPFWHNFDSEKYEINLYTDQKIDTEEKYTMQESNLHNPYFDFSSRKKVTKNGATVQIEFKPLVNLEIPKEAFEKFRADHHTIADSNFGLGIDIIEPGFMNMLKYSFKKMF from the coding sequence ATGGATAATCAACTTGAAATCGAAAATTACAGGATCGGAAAGTCGGAAGTTTGGGCAGGAAATAAGGACGATCAGGAACTTCTGGAAAAGCTCAGGGAATCTGAATTTGCCAAACATCAGATCGATCAGGGAAAAGATTTCTGCTATTTTTTAGATAAAAAATACCGCACCGGAAATAATGAAAACAGTGAGTACGTCTGCATGGCTTACACCCTAAACGAGCCTGCTAATCTGGAAAGGGCGTCGGTTTCCGATATTGTAGTCGAAGAAAATGAAGTCTACCATATCCACCGCATCAGCGTAGTGAGGGACGGGGTATTAATCGATAAAATTCCCGACACCAAAATAAAGGTACTCGATAGTGAGAACCAGAGCAGCGGAGGAATCCTGAGCAGCAACAAAAAAATCAATATTACCATAAAGGACCTCAGGCTCAACGATATCCTTATCATGGAAGATTCAAGGGTAAAAGTGTTCAGTGAACGTGATTTCCTGAGAAAGGAATTTGCAAAGTACGTATGGGTAAGCCCTGATAGTTATTGGGCCTACGGAAGCTATACTTTTACCTTCATTAATGATCGTGAACAGAGAATAGCGTGTAAAAAAACGTTCTTCCGTGATGAAGCGGGGAATGTGCTGGATCCGGAAATTCATTATCTGAATAAAGGGGAAGAATTTGTTTTCAGGCTGGAAAATTACATCAATCCTGTGGATGCCAGTCGCGAGATCTTCCCTTATATGGATTTCGCAACAGACAACAGCTGGAGAGAGCTATCCAATTACATCTCGCCGATCTATGACGAAATATTCAGTCAGGCATCATTGCAGGACTTTGCGCCTAACCTAATTGAAAAGCTGGATGCCATCAGGGATCCGGATGAAAAACTACAGTTTGCGATTGAGTATGTTCAGAATAATATTTATTACGTCTTCAATGCAGACGAAATGAACGGACACAAGCCTCAGGAACCTGCCGTTACCTATGAAAACAAACAGGGCGACTGTAAGGCGAAATCCGTTTTGCTGAAAGTGATTCTGGATTACATTGGAGTAGAATCCTCTATCGTCCTTGTGAATTTCCATACCGATTTTTATATTAAATATTATTTGCCTTCATTACTAACGTTCAACCATGCGATTGTCAAAATCAACCATAAAGGAGAGGAGTATTTTGTAGATGCTACCGTACGGGATGAGTTCGGGTTGCTTGAAAACCGGGGATTTATTTATTTTATGCATTACCTCGAGGTACAACCTGACCAGGAACTGAAACAAAGAAAACCATATAAATATCCTTATTTCTGTATCGATGAAAAGGTGGATTTCAACGTACAAGGTAAAACCGGAAATCTGGTTCTTACGACAACCTACAAAGGAAACCGGGCCAATGCCATGAGACGGTATTTCAAGAATACCAATAAAAGGGAAGTGATCGACAGCTGGAATAATTTCCTGTTCTACAGCCTGAATTATTCAAGTGACCGCAACGGAACCGATGTCCGAAGTATTTTTAATGATGCCGTCATTGATATGGTGAGCGACGACAAGAAACTGAACGAGTTTAAAATACAGTATAAAGCTTCCGTGAATAATCCGTATTACACCGATCCGAAAGGAAACCGTTTCCTGATGTACTTCGACAGGAATGTGGTGAAAGCCAGCGCAAGGGATTTTATTCACAAGGACCTTCCGTTCTGGCATAACTTCGACAGCGAAAAATATGAGATCAATCTGTATACGGATCAGAAAATCGACACGGAGGAGAAATATACCATGCAGGAAAGCAATCTTCACAATCCGTATTTTGATTTTTCAAGCCGCAAAAAAGTGACTAAAAACGGAGCTACCGTACAGATTGAATTCAAACCGCTGGTTAATCTTGAGATCCCAAAAGAAGCATTTGAAAAGTTTAGGG